A part of Bacillus thuringiensis genomic DNA contains:
- a CDS encoding S-layer homology domain-containing protein: MAKTNSYKKVIAGTMTAAMVAGIVAPVAAAGKTFPDVENHWSKDSVYYLVEKGAIAGKPDGTYAPDETIDRSSAAVIFTKILNLPVDDNAQPSFKDAKNTWAAKYIAAVEKAGIVKGDGKDNFYPEGKIDRASFASMLVGAYNLKEKVDGTLVTNFDDLRGHWGEEKANILINLGISVGTGGKWEPNKSVSRAEAAQFIALTDKKYAKPENSDAKVTNVAATEPTQLTLTGTGLNKLTAEDVTLEGNKAIALEASKDGKSAVVTLSGKIAPNKELPVKVKGNTFIVKYVYEVKKLRVEQLTFDDDRADQAVVFKLNEEKGNADIEYLDIAGHDVKFVANKLDGTPANIFEGGTSESKTGKLAVGIDEGKYKVEVQVTKRGGITVSNTGIIEVKNLDAEATAIKDVVFAVDTDKAGVNYAKALSGTDFTLNSKTLVAGEKAGIHKVVAQINKENKVVDPSAISLKSSNPGVISVKNGEIKAEAAGSATLTVKVGDVTKTFDFVVKTDTRKLTTVKANPDQLKVVDGRSLPVTFVTTDQYGDPFGANTGAIKEVFPQTGVVKVLDVTTTNEGSIGTSSIQVKGENVGAGTIHFQNPNASGEGYGSLHVEVTKSNVGHEAPRLELVSKAGQKGEAADTTLGAGNKVAYQLSNYTTEGVYADAADLAGYEFRVGNDKIASAKIEGKTLKVTGKTAGVTDVILTKDGATAGHATITVTQENIQITSVKFKDVEVEQFENRKVDIDRVLDVVKSDKDDVLNGIKLNISTEHKVRIVDAEGPDQGKVYLDRNDNATFDGNDVALGYVTAVKSNDTVSEEKNDLFKFLTDEVKDENGNVVKKNDVFKGVTTAFGDKGTVIFKVVKDRFAPTTEYGTKAVTINVIKEKI; this comes from the coding sequence ATGGCAAAGACTAACTCTTACAAAAAAGTAATCGCAGGTACGATGACAGCAGCAATGGTAGCAGGAATTGTAGCTCCAGTAGCAGCGGCAGGTAAAACGTTCCCAGACGTGGAAAATCACTGGTCTAAAGACTCAGTTTACTACTTAGTAGAAAAAGGTGCAATTGCAGGTAAGCCAGACGGTACATATGCTCCAGATGAGACAATCGATCGTTCTTCTGCAGCTGTTATTTTCACTAAAATTTTAAATTTACCAGTTGATGACAATGCGCAACCTTCTTTCAAAGATGCTAAAAATACATGGGCTGCTAAATATATCGCAGCAGTTGAAAAAGCTGGTATCGTTAAAGGTGACGGTAAAGATAATTTCTATCCTGAAGGAAAGATTGACCGTGCTTCTTTCGCGTCTATGCTAGTAGGTGCTTATAACTTAAAAGAAAAAGTAGATGGCACATTAGTTACAAACTTTGATGATTTAAGAGGACATTGGGGTGAAGAGAAAGCTAACATCCTAATCAACCTTGGAATCTCTGTAGGTACTGGTGGTAAATGGGAGCCAAATAAATCTGTATCTCGTGCAGAAGCAGCTCAATTTATCGCATTAACAGATAAAAAATATGCAAAACCAGAGAACAGTGATGCGAAAGTAACAAACGTTGCTGCTACTGAGCCAACACAATTAACGTTAACTGGTACAGGATTAAACAAGCTTACAGCTGAAGATGTTACGCTTGAAGGAAATAAAGCAATTGCACTTGAAGCTAGTAAAGATGGGAAATCTGCAGTTGTAACGTTAAGTGGAAAAATTGCTCCAAATAAAGAGCTTCCTGTTAAAGTAAAAGGCAATACATTTATTGTAAAGTATGTATACGAAGTGAAAAAATTACGCGTAGAACAACTTACATTCGATGACGATCGTGCAGATCAAGCAGTTGTCTTCAAATTAAATGAAGAAAAAGGCAACGCTGATATCGAGTATTTAGATATCGCTGGTCATGATGTGAAATTTGTTGCGAATAAATTAGATGGCACTCCAGCAAACATCTTTGAAGGTGGCACTTCAGAGTCAAAAACTGGTAAGCTAGCAGTTGGTATCGATGAAGGTAAATACAAAGTGGAAGTACAAGTTACGAAACGTGGCGGCATCACAGTTTCTAACACTGGTATTATCGAAGTGAAAAACCTTGATGCAGAAGCAACTGCAATTAAAGATGTTGTATTTGCAGTAGATACAGATAAAGCTGGTGTAAATTACGCTAAAGCTTTAAGTGGAACAGACTTCACATTAAACAGCAAAACTTTAGTTGCTGGTGAAAAAGCTGGTATCCATAAAGTTGTTGCTCAAATTAATAAAGAAAACAAAGTTGTTGATCCTAGCGCGATTAGCTTAAAATCATCTAACCCAGGTGTTATCTCTGTTAAAAACGGTGAAATTAAAGCGGAAGCAGCTGGTTCTGCAACACTTACAGTTAAAGTTGGCGATGTAACAAAAACATTTGATTTCGTTGTAAAAACGGATACTCGTAAGCTTACAACTGTAAAAGCTAACCCAGATCAATTAAAAGTTGTAGATGGTAGATCTTTACCAGTAACATTCGTAACGACTGACCAATACGGCGATCCATTTGGTGCGAATACTGGTGCGATTAAAGAAGTATTCCCACAAACGGGTGTTGTAAAAGTATTAGATGTTACTACAACAAATGAAGGTTCTATCGGTACATCTTCTATTCAAGTTAAAGGTGAGAACGTTGGAGCTGGTACAATCCACTTCCAAAATCCAAATGCAAGTGGTGAAGGTTATGGATCACTTCATGTTGAAGTTACGAAGAGCAACGTCGGTCATGAAGCTCCACGCTTAGAGCTTGTTTCTAAAGCTGGTCAAAAAGGTGAAGCTGCTGACACTACACTTGGTGCTGGAAATAAAGTAGCATACCAATTATCTAATTACACTACTGAAGGTGTATATGCTGATGCAGCTGACTTAGCAGGATATGAGTTTAGAGTAGGTAATGATAAAATCGCTTCTGCTAAAATTGAAGGAAAAACATTAAAAGTAACAGGTAAAACAGCAGGTGTTACAGATGTTATCTTAACGAAAGATGGCGCTACAGCTGGACACGCAACTATTACTGTTACACAAGAAAACATCCAAATTACATCTGTTAAATTTAAAGATGTTGAGGTTGAACAATTCGAAAACCGTAAAGTTGATATCGACAGAGTGCTAGACGTTGTGAAGAGTGATAAAGATGATGTTCTAAACGGCATCAAATTAAATATCTCAACAGAACATAAAGTACGTATCGTTGATGCTGAAGGTCCAGATCAAGGTAAAGTTTACTTAGATCGTAACGACAATGCTACATTCGATGGTAATGATGTTGCGCTTGGTTATGTAACAGCTGTTAAATCAAATGATACAGTATCTGAAGAAAAAAATGATTTATTCAAATTCTTAACTGATGAAGTTAAAGATGAAAACGGCAATGTTGTTAAGAAAAACGACGTCTTCAAAGGTGTAACAACTGCATTTGGAGATAAAGGTACAGTAATCTTTAAAGTTGTGAAGGACAGATTTGCACCAACTACTGAGTATGGTACGAAAGCTGTAACAATCAACGTTATTAAAGAAAAAATCTAA
- the patB1 gene encoding secondary cell wall polysaccharide O-acetyltransferase PatB1, with protein MKKLGNLILLIGFLTIIFSFGILSVLKTDRAISPVENRPLAQKPALTKEALLTGSFFKDFETYTNDQLIGRDEFIKSYTIAQINMGKSLINDIILTDDKWLLKNPAWTKKYNEIDQSMPAINDLSQFSKEQNVEFYFALPPSKTNALSFKLPSHIYTYAQDNLNYFLKKLPADVKPIKLMEHFKQNYTNEEIQDMYFKTDHHWNMDGAFLGYQYIMNTIGQQSSIYKGKEIKKEDYTRTCAQNKHLVGSFNNQLYQLIDATGEKLCYYTPKDGFNFTSVTAKDVTGTVHQNLDDIYGIEKQKDTTSYAGYYTDDYPEIVFENNNAPNEVRALVLKDSFANAIVPHLAQNFKHTSILDLRHYHEKDVYQYMKDNNINMVLFVYSDSNLSGDMFKFKK; from the coding sequence ATGAAAAAATTGGGAAACCTCATCCTATTAATCGGTTTTCTCACCATTATCTTTTCATTTGGCATACTATCGGTACTCAAAACAGACCGAGCCATTTCACCAGTTGAAAATCGGCCGCTCGCTCAAAAACCAGCACTGACGAAAGAAGCTCTCCTAACTGGTAGCTTCTTTAAAGATTTTGAAACATACACAAATGATCAACTAATCGGACGAGATGAATTTATTAAAAGCTATACAATCGCCCAAATTAATATGGGCAAATCTCTCATTAACGACATTATTTTGACTGATGATAAATGGCTCTTGAAAAATCCAGCGTGGACGAAAAAATATAATGAAATTGATCAATCCATGCCCGCTATAAACGACTTATCTCAGTTTTCAAAAGAACAAAACGTTGAGTTTTACTTTGCTTTACCACCGTCAAAAACGAATGCTTTATCATTTAAATTACCTTCTCATATTTACACATATGCACAGGACAATTTAAATTACTTCCTAAAAAAACTTCCAGCTGACGTAAAGCCAATAAAACTGATGGAGCACTTTAAACAGAACTATACGAACGAAGAAATACAGGACATGTATTTCAAAACAGATCATCATTGGAATATGGACGGTGCCTTCTTAGGCTACCAATATATAATGAACACAATCGGGCAACAATCTTCTATATATAAAGGAAAAGAAATAAAAAAAGAAGACTATACTCGTACATGTGCGCAAAATAAGCATTTAGTCGGTAGCTTCAACAACCAACTATACCAACTCATCGATGCAACGGGTGAAAAATTGTGCTACTACACACCGAAAGACGGTTTCAATTTCACAAGTGTAACCGCAAAAGATGTGACAGGTACTGTTCACCAAAACTTAGATGACATATACGGCATAGAAAAACAAAAAGATACAACATCATACGCAGGTTATTATACGGACGACTATCCAGAAATCGTCTTTGAAAATAACAATGCACCAAATGAAGTACGTGCCTTAGTCCTAAAAGACTCATTCGCAAACGCAATCGTGCCACACTTAGCACAAAACTTTAAACATACATCTATCCTTGACCTGCGTCACTATCACGAAAAAGATGTATATCAATACATGAAAGACAACAACATTAACATGGTATTGTTCGTGTATAGTGATTCGAACTTGAGTGGGGATATGTTTAAGTTTAAGAAATAA
- a CDS encoding MBOAT family O-acyltransferase, protein MVFSSSIFLFIFLPLVLFFYFIVRAELRNFVLLAFSLIFYAWGEPRFVLLMLFSIVLNYCFGLLVHHYDKRKNMKVTFLIMAVVGNILLLSYFKYISFFTDILNNVLHLSIHVEPIPLPIGISFYTFQAMSYVIDIYRKDGDVQKNPLNLALYISIFPQLIAGPIVRYNIVAEQIKTRIHSFERFIEGIQIFVLGLAKKILIANQVGFVADKIFALPPSEISVGTAWIGIIAYTLQIYFDFSGYSDMAIGIGKMFGFDFPKNFNYPYISKSISEFWRRWHITLGSWFRDYIYIPLGGNRVSKLANYRNLFIVWGLTGLWHGASWTFIAWGLYYGFIISIEKAGFEKILNKLWKPLQHAYVLLIVMIGWVFFRADNFAYSFQYLKAMFGIGGQSFIDDNTMLYVHEYIIVFLIACIAATPILKRIKNILELAPKTYMFTMQIVRPILLLTLFMISVMYLINSTYNPFIYFRF, encoded by the coding sequence TTGGTATTTAGTAGTTCGATTTTCTTATTTATCTTTTTACCTCTCGTATTATTTTTCTATTTTATAGTGCGTGCCGAGCTACGTAATTTCGTATTACTTGCATTTAGTTTAATTTTCTATGCATGGGGCGAACCACGTTTCGTTCTTTTAATGCTCTTTTCCATCGTATTAAACTACTGCTTTGGCCTACTCGTGCATCATTATGATAAACGAAAAAATATGAAAGTCACATTTTTAATTATGGCTGTGGTAGGAAATATTTTATTACTATCTTATTTTAAATATATTTCATTTTTCACAGACATTTTAAACAACGTATTGCACTTATCTATTCATGTGGAACCTATTCCACTACCAATTGGAATTTCATTTTATACATTCCAAGCGATGTCCTATGTCATCGATATATACCGTAAAGATGGGGATGTTCAAAAAAATCCACTTAACTTAGCGCTATATATATCTATTTTCCCTCAGCTTATTGCCGGACCAATTGTTCGTTACAATATCGTCGCTGAGCAAATTAAAACGCGCATTCATTCTTTTGAACGATTCATAGAAGGTATTCAAATCTTCGTTCTCGGACTAGCAAAAAAAATATTAATCGCCAACCAAGTCGGATTTGTAGCCGATAAAATATTTGCCTTACCACCATCTGAAATAAGTGTTGGAACGGCATGGATCGGTATTATTGCCTACACCCTGCAAATTTATTTCGATTTCTCAGGGTACTCTGATATGGCAATCGGAATTGGAAAAATGTTCGGATTTGATTTCCCGAAAAACTTCAACTATCCGTACATCTCTAAATCGATTTCAGAGTTTTGGAGAAGATGGCATATTACACTTGGTTCTTGGTTCCGCGATTACATATATATCCCGCTCGGCGGAAATCGCGTTTCAAAACTAGCGAATTATCGTAACCTCTTCATCGTATGGGGATTAACTGGTTTATGGCACGGGGCAAGTTGGACATTTATCGCCTGGGGCTTATATTACGGCTTTATTATTTCAATTGAAAAAGCTGGATTCGAAAAAATATTAAACAAACTATGGAAACCGCTGCAACATGCATACGTATTACTAATCGTTATGATTGGTTGGGTCTTCTTCCGAGCTGACAACTTCGCTTACTCGTTCCAATATTTAAAAGCGATGTTCGGCATAGGAGGACAATCTTTCATCGATGACAACACAATGTTATACGTACATGAATACATTATCGTATTTCTCATTGCCTGTATCGCAGCGACGCCGATTTTAAAACGAATAAAAAACATACTAGAACTTGCGCCAAAAACGTATATGTTCACGATGCAAATTGTACGGCCTATATTACTACTAACATTATTTATGATTTCGGTTATGTACTTGATTAACTCAACATATAATCCATTTATTTATTTCAGGTTTTAA
- a CDS encoding MBOAT family O-acyltransferase — protein MLFNSFEFIFLFLPIAFLLYFLLNKFGQTTLAKAWLVAASLFFYSYWNIKYLPLMLISLLVNYFIGMRLVKYKSKLLLTVGLIFNIGMLSYFKYYDFFLQNVNSLFGTHFTLLSLTLPLAISFYTFQKIAFLVDTYRGETEACHFLDYALFVTFFPQLIAGPIVHHAQIMPQFADRSKKRWQSNYIVLGIFVFAIGIFKKVGIADVLSPVVREGFDVQQSLTFVEAWLSSLAFTFQLYFDFSGYSDMAIGIALMFNIKLPQNFNSPYKAVSIQDFWHRWHMTLSQFLTKYVYISLGGNRKGITRTYVNIMIVFLISGLWHGAGWTFIFWGFLHGLASVIHRLWNKAGGRMPAWAGWLVTFFFINITWVFFRATSMHDAVKVLKGMFGFNGFELANSVFPVFIMEKLQFLTEYGVSFTEAYHVSLLNTEIVAYIFGALCISFFLKNSIQLKDSFRPTVWTALFTAILLVYSVLHLTSISEFLYFNF, from the coding sequence GTGTTATTTAACTCGTTTGAGTTTATTTTTTTATTTTTACCGATAGCATTTCTTTTATATTTTCTATTAAATAAATTTGGACAAACTACTTTAGCGAAAGCTTGGCTTGTGGCAGCATCTTTATTTTTCTATAGTTATTGGAATATAAAATATTTGCCGCTTATGTTAATATCGCTCCTTGTGAACTACTTTATCGGAATGAGGCTCGTGAAGTATAAGAGTAAACTTCTTTTAACAGTAGGCTTAATATTTAATATAGGAATGCTTAGTTATTTTAAGTACTATGATTTCTTTTTACAAAATGTAAATTCGTTATTTGGAACTCATTTTACATTATTATCATTAACGTTACCGCTTGCGATTAGTTTCTATACATTCCAAAAGATTGCGTTTTTAGTAGATACGTATCGTGGGGAAACGGAGGCATGTCATTTTCTTGATTACGCTCTGTTTGTAACATTTTTTCCGCAACTTATTGCAGGACCAATTGTGCACCATGCGCAAATTATGCCTCAGTTTGCTGATCGTAGTAAAAAGCGTTGGCAATCAAATTATATCGTTCTCGGTATTTTTGTATTTGCCATCGGTATTTTCAAAAAAGTAGGGATTGCGGATGTTTTATCTCCCGTTGTACGGGAAGGGTTTGATGTACAGCAGTCGTTAACATTTGTTGAAGCGTGGCTTTCCTCATTAGCGTTTACATTCCAGCTATACTTTGATTTCAGTGGATATAGTGATATGGCAATTGGGATTGCGTTAATGTTTAATATTAAATTGCCTCAAAACTTTAATTCCCCTTATAAAGCGGTGAGTATACAAGATTTTTGGCATCGCTGGCATATGACATTAAGCCAGTTTTTAACGAAATATGTGTACATTTCTCTCGGAGGAAATAGAAAAGGAATTACGCGTACATACGTCAATATTATGATTGTTTTCTTAATAAGTGGACTTTGGCATGGAGCAGGTTGGACGTTTATTTTCTGGGGATTTCTGCACGGATTAGCTTCTGTCATTCATCGTTTGTGGAATAAAGCAGGAGGTCGCATGCCGGCCTGGGCAGGATGGCTCGTGACGTTTTTCTTCATTAATATAACGTGGGTATTCTTTAGAGCAACATCGATGCATGATGCGGTGAAAGTGTTAAAAGGAATGTTTGGATTTAATGGATTCGAACTAGCAAATAGCGTGTTCCCGGTGTTTATTATGGAGAAACTACAATTTTTAACAGAGTACGGTGTTTCATTTACTGAAGCATATCATGTTTCATTATTAAATACGGAAATAGTAGCGTACATTTTCGGGGCATTATGTATTAGTTTCTTCTTAAAAAATTCAATTCAGTTAAAAGACTCATTCCGTCCGACAGTATGGACGGCGTTATTTACTGCAATATTACTTGTGTATAGTGTGTTGCATTTAACGAGTATTAGTGAGTTTTTATACTTTAATTTCTAG
- a CDS encoding putative quinol monooxygenase: MSKFGLYGKFIVEESNREELTGILLEAAESMNSLHSCEVYIVSTSDDEPNAVYVFEVWSNEEAHKASLMLESTQNLIKRAKPMITGAERMSTLNARGGKGLE; encoded by the coding sequence ATGAGTAAATTCGGATTGTATGGTAAGTTTATTGTGGAAGAAAGTAACCGGGAAGAATTAACGGGTATTTTGCTAGAGGCTGCGGAATCAATGAACTCACTTCATAGTTGTGAAGTGTATATTGTAAGTACTTCAGATGACGAGCCGAATGCTGTATATGTTTTTGAAGTATGGAGTAATGAAGAAGCGCATAAAGCATCTTTAATGTTAGAGTCTACACAAAATTTAATTAAGAGAGCAAAACCAATGATTACTGGAGCAGAAAGAATGAGCACTTTGAATGCTAGAGGCGGTAAAGGGTTGGAATAG
- a CDS encoding O-antigen ligase family protein: MVTKLKQTDSSFPHFLLLFIVFQPILDLLTSFSIYVLHMSATVGIVVRFAFMLLALGYLLLHHKQQGAKKYILYLCLFGIVLAIGLVNNLMVKSPVSFGEEVKFILKSVYPIVLLFGYIIAIKELKNNEYAFHKIITYFLYATLILSISIIAAMATGTDFPSYPNSKIGSRGWFFAGNDLSSIFAIMFPIVVLYSVHKTTSFSKAYYWIPTVLAMYASIMIGTKVGYGAIVITLGIALFFLFIEYMIHRKKEGKGFTYLVNTVVAAVVLGGLLVLTPQTPIAKNMSIHLQIYEYKKSVQEEKDRKEGKVIKEEEHKQGELTDSEMKSLIYSDRDKFLKVYKQYYKEAPLSQKLFGMGYAGNYTTKMKLVEMDFHDLFFAFGIVGFLMYLLPLLYFGIKIFIRIITNFKKLFSVKHMLLASTLVLSLGIGFMSGHVLTAPAVSIFFVVILAYLIVDLEIE, translated from the coding sequence ATGGTTACTAAGTTAAAACAGACGGATAGCTCCTTCCCGCATTTCCTGCTGCTATTCATTGTGTTTCAACCAATCTTAGATTTATTAACGTCTTTTTCAATCTATGTATTACACATGAGCGCAACAGTCGGAATCGTAGTCCGTTTCGCCTTTATGCTTCTTGCATTAGGTTATCTACTTCTTCACCATAAACAACAAGGCGCGAAAAAGTATATTCTTTATTTATGTCTATTTGGCATCGTGCTCGCAATCGGCCTTGTGAATAATTTAATGGTCAAATCTCCAGTTTCATTTGGAGAAGAAGTGAAATTTATTTTGAAAAGTGTATATCCAATTGTACTACTGTTTGGATATATTATCGCAATAAAAGAATTAAAAAATAACGAATATGCGTTTCATAAAATCATTACGTATTTCTTATATGCAACATTAATTTTAAGTATTTCAATCATCGCGGCTATGGCAACTGGTACAGATTTTCCAAGCTATCCGAACTCAAAGATCGGTTCAAGAGGATGGTTCTTTGCTGGAAATGATTTAAGTTCCATTTTCGCAATTATGTTCCCAATCGTTGTCTTATACTCGGTTCATAAAACAACTTCTTTCTCAAAAGCGTATTACTGGATTCCAACTGTACTTGCGATGTATGCAAGCATTATGATTGGAACGAAAGTTGGCTATGGTGCCATCGTTATTACACTTGGTATCGCTCTTTTCTTCTTATTCATTGAATATATGATACATCGTAAAAAAGAAGGAAAAGGATTCACATATCTTGTAAATACAGTTGTTGCTGCTGTCGTATTAGGAGGGTTACTCGTACTTACACCGCAAACTCCTATCGCCAAAAACATGAGCATCCATTTACAAATATATGAATACAAAAAATCAGTACAAGAAGAAAAAGACCGAAAAGAAGGAAAAGTAATTAAAGAAGAAGAACATAAGCAAGGCGAACTAACAGACTCTGAAATGAAAAGTTTAATTTACAGTGATCGCGACAAATTTTTAAAAGTATATAAACAATACTATAAAGAAGCACCACTATCTCAAAAACTATTTGGAATGGGGTACGCTGGTAACTATACAACGAAAATGAAGTTAGTCGAAATGGATTTCCACGACCTATTCTTCGCATTCGGAATTGTCGGTTTCCTTATGTACTTACTGCCGCTTCTTTATTTCGGTATAAAAATATTCATTCGCATCATCACAAACTTTAAGAAACTATTTAGCGTAAAACATATGCTACTAGCTAGCACACTCGTCTTATCGCTTGGAATCGGCTTTATGTCTGGACACGTATTAACAGCACCAGCCGTTAGCATTTTCTTCGTTGTTATACTCGCTTACTTAATTGTTGATTTAGAAATAGAATAA
- a CDS encoding enoyl-CoA hydratase — translation MEVTSKTESVVVKYEGRVATVMVNRPEVLNALDEPTLKELLQKLKEVAESSAHIVVLCGNGRGFSAGGDIKSMLSSNDESKFDGIMNTISEVVVTLYTMPKLVISAIHGPTAGLGLSIALTADYVMADISSVIAMNFIGIALIPDGGGHFFLQKRVGENMTKQIIWEGKKLSATEALDIGLIDEVIGEDFQTAVKQKISEWSQKPIKAMIQTKQILCEVNRSNLEQTLQLEKRGQYAMRQTADHKEGIAAFLEKRLPAFKGE, via the coding sequence ATGGAAGTAACAAGTAAAACAGAATCTGTCGTTGTGAAGTATGAAGGGCGCGTTGCAACGGTTATGGTCAATCGCCCAGAGGTGTTAAATGCATTAGATGAGCCAACATTAAAAGAGTTATTACAAAAATTGAAAGAAGTAGCGGAGAGTTCTGCACACATTGTTGTGTTATGCGGAAACGGCCGTGGTTTTTCTGCGGGTGGAGATATTAAATCGATGCTTTCGAGTAATGATGAAAGCAAGTTTGATGGTATTATGAATACCATTTCTGAAGTCGTTGTCACTTTATATACGATGCCGAAGCTCGTTATTAGCGCTATTCATGGACCAACTGCTGGTCTTGGATTAAGTATTGCGTTAACAGCTGACTATGTGATGGCGGATATTTCATCCGTTATTGCGATGAACTTTATTGGAATCGCTTTAATTCCAGATGGAGGCGGCCATTTCTTCCTTCAAAAGCGTGTCGGTGAAAATATGACGAAGCAAATTATTTGGGAAGGAAAGAAATTATCAGCAACAGAAGCGCTTGATATCGGCTTAATTGATGAAGTAATCGGCGAGGATTTCCAAACGGCTGTGAAGCAAAAAATTAGTGAATGGTCACAAAAGCCGATTAAAGCGATGATTCAAACGAAGCAAATTTTATGTGAAGTAAATCGCTCTAATTTAGAACAAACGCTGCAACTTGAAAAGCGTGGTCAATATGCGATGAGACAAACAGCGGATCATAAAGAGGGCATTGCTGCGTTTTTAGAAAAACGCTTGCCAGCATTTAAAGGAGAATAA
- a CDS encoding nucleoside triphosphate pyrophosphohydrolase, with translation MSAYNKLVRDRVPEKILMSGKTYTAQNLTGQAYIQALAKIGTEEIREFASMKEREHALDSLADALEVIISLARAEGATIEDVERLRKQREIERGGFERGIYLLDVSEE, from the coding sequence ATGTCAGCATATAACAAGTTAGTAAGAGATCGTGTTCCAGAGAAGATTTTGATGTCTGGAAAAACATATACAGCACAAAATTTAACAGGACAAGCATACATACAAGCTTTAGCGAAAATTGGAACAGAAGAAATTCGTGAATTTGCTTCTATGAAAGAGCGTGAACATGCGCTTGATTCTCTTGCGGATGCACTGGAAGTAATTATCTCATTAGCGCGTGCAGAAGGTGCAACAATTGAAGATGTAGAACGTCTACGAAAGCAAAGAGAAATAGAGCGCGGTGGGTTTGAAAGAGGCATTTATTTATTAGATGTTTCAGAAGAATAG
- a CDS encoding M42 family metallopeptidase, with protein sequence MAHHAKETMELIKELVSIPSPSGNTEKIIRFIENYVSEWNVETKRNNKGALILTVKGKNDAQHRLLTAHVDTLGAMVKEIKSDGRLSLSMIGGFRWNSVEGEYCEIETSSGKTYTGTILMHQTSVHVYKDAGEAKRDEKNIEVRIDERVFSADEVRELGIEVGDFVSFDPRVQITESGYIKSRHLDDKVSVAILLKLIKRLQDENVTLPYTTHFLISNNEEIGYGGNSNIPEETVEYLAVDMGALGDGQASDEYTVSICAKDSSGPYHYALRKHLVELAKTNNIEYKVDIYPYYGSDASAAIHAGFDVKHALIGAGIDSSHAFERTHESSIAHTEALVYSYVLSEMIAE encoded by the coding sequence ATGGCACATCATGCGAAAGAAACGATGGAATTGATTAAGGAGCTTGTCTCTATTCCAAGTCCATCTGGAAATACAGAGAAAATCATTCGTTTTATTGAAAACTATGTAAGTGAGTGGAACGTAGAAACGAAGCGTAACAATAAAGGCGCTCTTATTTTAACGGTAAAAGGGAAAAATGATGCACAGCACCGTTTATTAACGGCACACGTTGATACGTTAGGTGCGATGGTGAAAGAAATTAAATCTGACGGTCGTCTGAGTCTTTCTATGATTGGTGGATTTCGCTGGAACTCTGTAGAAGGGGAATATTGCGAAATTGAAACATCAAGCGGTAAGACGTATACAGGAACGATTTTAATGCATCAAACATCTGTGCATGTATATAAAGATGCAGGTGAAGCGAAACGCGACGAGAAAAATATTGAGGTTCGTATTGATGAGCGTGTATTTTCAGCTGATGAAGTGCGCGAATTAGGAATTGAAGTAGGAGACTTCGTTTCATTCGATCCGCGCGTTCAAATTACAGAGAGTGGATACATAAAATCACGTCATTTAGATGACAAAGTAAGTGTTGCGATTCTATTAAAATTAATTAAAAGATTACAAGACGAAAACGTAACATTACCATATACAACTCATTTCTTAATTTCTAACAATGAAGAGATTGGATACGGTGGTAACTCTAATATTCCAGAAGAAACGGTTGAATATTTAGCAGTTGATATGGGGGCGTTAGGTGATGGACAAGCATCTGACGAATATACAGTATCTATTTGTGCAAAAGACTCTAGTGGTCCGTATCATTATGCACTGCGTAAACATTTAGTAGAGCTTGCGAAAACGAACAATATTGAATATAAAGTAGATATTTATCCGTACTATGGATCGGATGCATCGGCTGCGATTCACGCTGGATTTGATGTGAAACATGCATTAATTGGAGCGGGTATTGATTCTTCTCATGCGTTTGAGCGTACACATGAAAGTTCGATTGCACATACAGAAGCACTTGTTTATTCATATGTATTATCAGAGATGATTGCGGAATAA